One Halioglobus japonicus DNA segment encodes these proteins:
- a CDS encoding efflux RND transporter periplasmic adaptor subunit → MLRPLFAVLTLSLAVGCSEEAPPPPMIEVITDKVVLEPYQPEQEFVGRLQAIDDVAIQAKVGGYVHSRDFREGEIVEAGAILYTLDASEYDAALARAQAGLAAAVANQANAERNYKRGMGLIPSGSISQSEMDDLTAKKLDADAQFESAQAEVTSAEVNLGYTTIRAPISGRIGRSIVSVGDLVGPSTGNLTTLVSIDPIEALFRVSESTYVAAMKQRFAEELDVEKLRSVEVTLELTNGLVYPEVGRIDYFANRVDQTTGTLEARALIPNPGSLLVPGQYVRVILHETELLEGLFIPQAAVQADQQGAFVMMVNAESEVVRRNVELGFRLDTNVLVLEGLVEGDVIIVRGLQLVRPGMTVKATPMPLAADAPTTAPAAA, encoded by the coding sequence ATGCTGCGCCCCCTGTTTGCTGTGCTCACATTATCCCTGGCTGTCGGCTGTTCCGAAGAGGCTCCGCCGCCGCCCATGATAGAGGTGATTACCGACAAGGTAGTTCTGGAACCCTATCAGCCCGAACAGGAGTTCGTCGGCCGCTTGCAGGCCATTGATGATGTGGCGATACAGGCCAAGGTGGGCGGCTATGTGCATAGTCGGGACTTCCGCGAGGGTGAAATTGTGGAGGCGGGGGCCATTCTCTATACCCTGGACGCCTCCGAGTACGACGCTGCCCTGGCCCGTGCACAGGCCGGCCTGGCGGCCGCCGTGGCCAATCAGGCCAATGCCGAGCGCAACTATAAGCGCGGCATGGGCCTCATTCCTTCGGGTTCGATTTCCCAGTCCGAGATGGATGATCTGACCGCAAAAAAACTCGATGCTGACGCCCAGTTCGAATCCGCCCAGGCCGAGGTGACCAGCGCCGAAGTCAATCTCGGGTACACCACGATTCGCGCACCGATCTCGGGCCGCATCGGTCGCAGTATTGTCAGCGTGGGTGATCTGGTCGGGCCCAGCACCGGCAACTTGACCACATTGGTCAGCATCGACCCGATCGAGGCCTTGTTCCGGGTGAGTGAGTCGACTTACGTGGCGGCCATGAAGCAGCGCTTTGCCGAAGAGCTGGATGTCGAGAAGCTCCGGTCTGTGGAAGTAACCCTGGAGCTGACCAACGGCCTGGTCTATCCGGAAGTGGGACGTATTGACTACTTCGCCAACCGGGTGGATCAGACCACCGGCACACTGGAAGCGCGGGCTCTGATTCCCAATCCTGGCTCGCTGCTAGTGCCCGGTCAGTACGTGCGGGTCATCCTCCATGAAACCGAACTTCTGGAGGGGCTGTTCATCCCCCAGGCGGCGGTGCAGGCGGATCAACAGGGCGCCTTTGTGATGATGGTCAACGCTGAAAGCGAGGTCGTGCGCCGCAATGTCGAGCTCGGCTTCCGCCTGGATACCAACGTGCTCGTGTTGGAAGGGCTGGTTGAGGGCGATGTGATCATTGTGCGCGGTCTGCAGTTGGTGCGCCCGGGGATGACGGTGAAGGCGACACCGATGCCGCTGGCCGCCGATGCGCCGACAACAGCACCGGCAGCAGCGTAA
- a CDS encoding glutathione S-transferase family protein has protein sequence MFLKYKGVEIETQQIDLMTQEQLGEAYTSIVPERTVPALVLDDGTLLTEVIGQCIYLESLYPEKPLLGTNAQERAQVISWDHKLFMSMFLGVAEVLRNTSKGFVDRAIPGPLNLPQIPELEARGRSRLEFGWQDMNRQLEGKTWLAGDSFSLADIDMAVIHGFSGWVKAQPGEELETVHAYLARVNAELGL, from the coding sequence TTGTTCCTGAAGTACAAGGGCGTTGAGATCGAAACCCAGCAGATTGACCTGATGACCCAGGAGCAGCTGGGCGAAGCCTATACCTCCATTGTCCCGGAGCGCACCGTTCCCGCCCTGGTGCTGGACGACGGCACCCTGCTCACCGAGGTGATTGGCCAGTGCATTTACCTGGAGTCTCTGTATCCGGAGAAACCCTTGCTGGGCACCAATGCGCAGGAGCGCGCCCAGGTCATCAGCTGGGATCACAAGCTGTTTATGAGCATGTTTCTGGGGGTTGCCGAGGTACTGCGCAACACCAGCAAAGGCTTTGTCGACCGCGCCATACCCGGCCCACTGAACCTGCCCCAGATTCCCGAACTGGAGGCGCGTGGCCGAAGCCGTCTGGAATTCGGCTGGCAGGACATGAACCGGCAGCTGGAAGGCAAAACCTGGCTGGCCGGCGACAGCTTCTCCCTGGCGGACATCGACATGGCCGTCATTCACGGCTTCTCAGGGTGGGTTAAAGCCCAACCGGGTGAAGAACTTGAGACAGTGCATGCCTACCTGGCGCGGGTAAACGCCGAATTGGGGCTGTAA
- a CDS encoding ABC transporter permease, translating into MAGSLNVTARLAWRNLWRNHRRTLIMLLAIGTGVWAMVFMSALMRGMTDQVLLNGLHNLPGEAQIHHPQYRADPSVVNSMPMPAGTLYEALGEAPISAWSARVRVPAVIASERESRGVTLLGVDPVTEAGVGALPDEIVEGRFLNGPEDRGLVIGASLARRLDTDLGKRVVIMSQDPENNVADRGTRIVGIYRARLEGTEDQLVYAGRNVLQEMLAVGDQVSEVAVTAGDYRRVSAWLPALQQAAGDDLEVLSWMQLQPFLDSMLGVQDGFTLIFMVVIFVALSFGLVNTLVMAVFERTREIGLQQALGVRPTLIMLQFLLESLFLLVLGLGAGNLLAWLTIKPLESGIDISMVAEGMEMMGMGTTLYPALQTSDMWMSTAIVVILGLVASLLPAWRASRLDPVRALNKT; encoded by the coding sequence GTGGCGGGCTCGCTGAATGTGACTGCACGTCTGGCCTGGCGCAATTTGTGGCGCAACCATCGGCGCACGCTGATCATGTTGCTCGCGATTGGCACCGGTGTCTGGGCGATGGTGTTTATGTCGGCGCTGATGCGCGGGATGACAGATCAGGTATTGCTTAACGGATTGCACAACCTGCCGGGTGAGGCGCAAATACACCATCCCCAATACCGCGCCGATCCCAGTGTGGTGAACTCCATGCCAATGCCCGCCGGCACTTTGTATGAGGCCCTTGGCGAGGCACCGATCTCCGCCTGGTCTGCACGCGTGCGGGTACCGGCGGTGATTGCCAGTGAACGCGAGAGTCGCGGCGTTACGCTGCTGGGGGTAGACCCCGTAACCGAGGCGGGCGTCGGCGCGCTGCCAGATGAGATTGTTGAGGGCCGCTTCCTGAATGGCCCTGAAGATCGCGGCCTGGTGATCGGTGCCTCCCTGGCCAGGCGCCTGGATACGGACCTGGGCAAGCGTGTGGTCATCATGTCCCAAGACCCTGAGAACAATGTCGCCGATCGAGGTACGCGGATTGTCGGTATTTATCGGGCGCGCCTGGAGGGCACCGAGGATCAACTGGTGTATGCCGGGCGCAACGTGTTGCAGGAAATGCTTGCCGTGGGGGATCAGGTCTCGGAAGTGGCGGTAACGGCCGGCGACTACCGGCGCGTGTCCGCCTGGCTGCCGGCGTTGCAGCAGGCAGCGGGCGATGACCTGGAGGTGTTGTCATGGATGCAACTCCAGCCCTTTCTGGACAGCATGCTCGGTGTGCAGGACGGATTTACCCTGATCTTCATGGTGGTGATTTTTGTCGCGCTGTCCTTTGGCCTGGTAAATACCCTGGTGATGGCGGTGTTTGAGCGCACCCGCGAAATCGGTCTGCAGCAGGCGCTGGGTGTGCGGCCGACGCTCATCATGTTGCAGTTCTTGCTGGAGAGCCTGTTTCTGCTGGTGCTGGGTCTGGGGGCGGGAAATTTACTGGCGTGGCTGACAATCAAGCCGCTGGAGAGCGGTATCGATATTTCGATGGTCGCCGAGGGCATGGAAATGATGGGCATGGGCACGACGTTGTATCCCGCACTGCAGACCTCGGATATGTGGATGTCGACGGCCATCGTGGTCATTCTCGGCCTTGTGGCCAGCCTGTTACCGGCGTGGCGGGCGTCGCGACTCGACCCCGTGCGGGCGCTGAACAAAACCTGA
- a CDS encoding c-type cytochrome gives MIIRYALGLAAMILALGATAEPTAEQRTAIEDRIKPIGEVCLQGDSECGGAAVAASSGPRSGEDVYNSACMACHGTGAGGAPVLGDVAAWADRIAKGNDALYASGINGVPGTGMIAKGGCMNCSDEEINAAVDYMVAGSQ, from the coding sequence GTGATTATTCGTTACGCCCTTGGCCTGGCGGCCATGATTCTGGCACTGGGTGCCACCGCTGAACCCACCGCGGAGCAGCGCACTGCGATTGAAGATCGCATCAAGCCGATTGGTGAAGTCTGCCTGCAGGGCGACAGCGAATGCGGTGGCGCGGCTGTGGCTGCATCCAGTGGCCCTCGCTCTGGTGAAGATGTATACAACTCTGCCTGTATGGCCTGTCACGGCACTGGCGCCGGTGGCGCGCCGGTACTGGGCGATGTTGCAGCCTGGGCGGATCGTATTGCCAAGGGTAATGATGCGCTGTACGCCAGCGGCATTAACGGTGTTCCAGGCACTGGCATGATTGCCAAGGGTGGTTGCATGAACTGCTCTGACGAGGAGATCAATGCTGCGGTTGACTACATGGTCGCCGGCAGCCAGTAA
- a CDS encoding outer membrane lipoprotein-sorting protein: MKWFALLVLLVGGQAVASDDLAARDIIRKAMDHYRGQTSYSEMTMVIHRPDWERSMTMRGWSEGDKKTLVRVTDPKKDAGNGTLSVDGNMWTYTPRINRVIKVPSSMMSQNWMGSDFSNKDISKDTAIIDEYDHTLVETGEHDGQTLWVIESTPHEEAAVVWGKEVLSVREDWVLIEQQFWDQDGVLVKTLKAHEIRELGGRTTATRLRMSREDAPEEWTEVRTDAVDFDIELPGNLFTLSNLRNPRQ; the protein is encoded by the coding sequence ATGAAATGGTTTGCACTGCTGGTGCTGCTCGTTGGCGGCCAGGCGGTTGCCAGCGATGATTTGGCGGCCCGGGATATTATTCGCAAGGCCATGGACCATTATCGCGGCCAGACGTCTTACTCGGAAATGACCATGGTGATTCATCGCCCTGACTGGGAACGCAGTATGACCATGCGCGGCTGGAGTGAGGGTGACAAGAAAACTCTGGTGCGGGTAACCGACCCCAAGAAAGATGCCGGCAATGGCACCTTGTCTGTGGATGGCAACATGTGGACCTATACTCCGCGGATTAATCGCGTCATTAAGGTGCCCTCGTCGATGATGAGCCAGAACTGGATGGGCTCTGATTTCTCCAACAAGGATATCAGCAAGGATACGGCCATTATTGATGAGTACGACCACACCCTGGTCGAAACCGGTGAGCATGACGGCCAGACACTCTGGGTGATCGAATCCACTCCCCACGAAGAGGCAGCCGTAGTGTGGGGCAAGGAAGTGCTAAGTGTGCGCGAGGATTGGGTGCTTATCGAGCAGCAGTTCTGGGACCAGGACGGCGTGCTGGTAAAAACCCTGAAGGCCCACGAGATACGCGAGCTGGGCGGGCGCACGACGGCGACGCGTCTGCGAATGTCGCGCGAGGATGCGCCGGAGGAATGGACAGAGGTCCGTACCGACGCGGTGGATTTCGACATCGAACTTCCCGGTAACTTGTTTACCCTCTCCAATTTGAGAAATCCCCGGCAGTGA
- a CDS encoding efflux RND transporter permease subunit, with protein MFSAFFIDRPKFAIVIAIVLTLAGGLSIYALPVNEYPAISPPSIMVSGVYPGASAEIVETTVGTPIEDAVNGVEDMIYMSSKSANDGSYALTVTFEVGSDPDMALVRVQNRVKLAEPSLPAEVTAMGLNISERSPDMLKLVSFTAPGGKLDYKFVSNYVKINLQSALARLPGVSEATILGEADYAMRLWLNPDKMAIYELSVNEVYAALHEQNVQVAAGKIGAPPFEGPLQSEFTLQTKGRLQEVEEFENIVLRATADGSAIFLKDIARVELGQSAYNFYGETNGVPAVNLAIYQLADANALEVGAEVDALLEQMSKDFPEGMDYLMPYDTTRYVSTAVSQVVSSLFEAVGLVILVTFIFLGSFRATLVPAVAIPVSLVATFAILLATGMTINTVTLFGLILAIGIVVDDAILVIENCDRHLREDPTMSPTDAAKITMHEVGSAIVATTLVLLAVFVPVAMLPGITGVMYQQFAVTICVAVLFSSVNALTLSPALCSLLLKSGERAQAAWYQRFLGGFGRLTNSYDRGVGWLLGRLRMTAMVFMGLTAAVVFGFMTTPTGFVPDEDKGSMMVSVQLPDGSSLLRTKEVMDKLSGLISKNPAVETVTAVSGFSLLSGAMSSNGGTLFVGLKPWEEREDFTSSSFGVAQTINAQGFQMVPEAQVFALTPPSVPGMGASGGLEVVLQDTLSRSSQELASALNHLIVEANHTPALQSVFSTYRANVPQYFVDVDRVKAKNLGVSLDEIFATLQAQMGSLYINDFNKFGQTYRVIMQAESTYRSDLSDLDRFYVKSGAGEMVPLSTLVTTRPILGPDISSRYNLFRSATVQASAAPGYSTGQAMAAMEKLARETLPAGYNIDWTGMSYQERKAGSAAIYAYLLALIFVYLFLVAQYESWSIPAAILLVVPIAIGGAITSLILSGIALNMYAQIGIVLLIGMCAKTAILMVEFARQKREQDGEEILVAARDAAKLRFRAVCMTGISFVLGILPLVLASGAGAAGQRALGMTVFGGMLATMVLGVYFVPAFYAMVQGTRERLKTIGRQ; from the coding sequence ATGTTTAGCGCCTTCTTTATTGATCGGCCCAAGTTCGCAATCGTCATCGCTATTGTGCTCACCCTGGCGGGTGGCTTATCTATTTATGCCTTGCCTGTGAACGAGTACCCGGCGATTTCCCCGCCCAGCATCATGGTCAGTGGCGTGTATCCCGGTGCCTCAGCTGAAATTGTCGAAACAACCGTGGGTACTCCCATCGAAGATGCCGTGAATGGCGTTGAGGACATGATTTACATGTCTTCCAAGAGCGCCAACGATGGTAGCTATGCGTTGACGGTCACCTTTGAGGTAGGCTCAGATCCGGATATGGCGCTGGTGCGCGTGCAGAACCGGGTGAAGTTGGCAGAGCCTTCACTGCCGGCGGAAGTGACCGCCATGGGGCTGAATATTTCCGAGCGTTCGCCGGACATGCTCAAGCTGGTCAGCTTTACCGCGCCCGGTGGCAAGTTGGATTACAAGTTTGTGTCCAACTACGTGAAGATCAATTTGCAAAGTGCCCTGGCACGTCTTCCCGGTGTATCCGAAGCAACGATTCTTGGCGAGGCCGACTACGCCATGCGCCTGTGGCTGAACCCGGACAAGATGGCGATTTATGAGCTGTCGGTGAATGAGGTATACGCGGCACTGCACGAACAGAATGTACAGGTGGCCGCCGGTAAGATCGGCGCTCCGCCTTTTGAAGGGCCGCTGCAGTCAGAGTTTACCCTGCAGACCAAGGGGCGCCTGCAGGAAGTCGAAGAGTTTGAAAATATTGTGCTGCGAGCCACAGCTGATGGCTCTGCGATTTTCCTCAAGGACATCGCCCGGGTTGAGCTCGGGCAGTCCGCCTACAACTTTTACGGCGAGACCAACGGTGTGCCGGCGGTGAACCTGGCCATATACCAGTTGGCCGACGCCAATGCGCTGGAGGTGGGCGCTGAGGTGGATGCGCTGCTGGAGCAGATGTCGAAAGACTTTCCTGAGGGCATGGATTACCTGATGCCCTATGACACCACGCGCTACGTCAGCACCGCGGTAAGCCAGGTGGTGAGCTCGCTGTTTGAAGCCGTGGGCCTGGTCATCCTGGTAACATTTATTTTCCTTGGATCGTTCCGGGCCACCCTGGTACCGGCAGTGGCGATACCCGTATCGCTGGTCGCGACCTTTGCCATTCTGCTGGCCACCGGGATGACCATTAACACGGTGACACTGTTCGGCCTGATTCTGGCGATTGGTATTGTGGTGGACGACGCGATTCTGGTGATCGAGAACTGCGACCGCCACCTGCGGGAAGACCCGACGATGTCACCGACTGACGCCGCCAAAATCACCATGCACGAGGTGGGCAGCGCTATTGTGGCTACGACATTGGTACTGCTCGCGGTGTTTGTGCCAGTAGCCATGTTGCCCGGTATTACCGGCGTGATGTACCAGCAGTTTGCGGTGACCATTTGTGTGGCCGTGCTGTTCTCTTCTGTGAACGCGCTCACCCTGAGCCCTGCGTTGTGCAGTCTTTTGCTAAAGTCCGGCGAACGGGCCCAGGCGGCGTGGTACCAGCGTTTCCTGGGCGGTTTTGGCCGCCTCACCAACAGCTACGACAGGGGCGTGGGTTGGTTGCTGGGGCGTCTGCGCATGACGGCCATGGTGTTCATGGGGCTAACCGCGGCGGTAGTGTTCGGATTCATGACAACCCCCACCGGCTTTGTGCCCGATGAGGACAAGGGCTCCATGATGGTCAGTGTGCAACTGCCCGACGGTTCGTCACTGCTCAGAACCAAAGAGGTGATGGATAAGCTCAGTGGTCTGATTTCCAAAAACCCCGCAGTCGAGACGGTGACGGCGGTTTCCGGTTTCAGTCTCCTGTCCGGTGCCATGAGCAGTAATGGCGGAACCCTGTTCGTTGGCCTCAAGCCCTGGGAGGAGCGCGAAGACTTTACGTCCAGCTCTTTTGGTGTGGCACAGACCATTAACGCGCAGGGCTTCCAGATGGTGCCTGAGGCACAGGTGTTTGCGCTCACACCGCCATCCGTGCCCGGCATGGGTGCCTCTGGCGGCCTGGAGGTGGTGTTGCAGGACACACTGTCGCGCAGTTCCCAGGAACTGGCGTCAGCGCTCAACCACCTGATCGTTGAGGCCAACCATACACCGGCGCTGCAAAGTGTCTTCAGTACGTATCGCGCCAATGTGCCCCAGTATTTTGTTGATGTGGACCGGGTCAAGGCGAAGAATCTCGGTGTAAGCCTGGATGAGATCTTTGCGACGCTGCAGGCGCAGATGGGGTCCCTGTATATCAATGATTTCAACAAGTTCGGCCAGACCTACCGGGTGATTATGCAGGCCGAATCCACCTACCGCTCGGATCTGTCTGACCTCGATCGTTTCTATGTGAAATCCGGCGCTGGCGAAATGGTCCCTCTGAGCACACTGGTTACCACCCGACCCATTCTCGGGCCGGATATCTCCAGCCGCTACAACCTGTTCCGTTCCGCCACTGTACAAGCCAGTGCCGCACCCGGTTACAGCACCGGTCAGGCAATGGCGGCTATGGAGAAGCTCGCGCGGGAAACTCTGCCAGCCGGTTACAATATCGATTGGACCGGTATGTCTTATCAGGAGCGTAAAGCGGGAAGTGCGGCGATATACGCCTACTTGCTGGCGCTGATCTTCGTGTACCTGTTCCTGGTGGCCCAGTATGAGAGCTGGTCAATACCGGCGGCGATTCTGCTGGTGGTGCCCATCGCTATTGGCGGCGCCATTACCTCGCTTATACTCAGTGGCATCGCTCTCAATATGTATGCCCAGATCGGGATCGTGTTGTTGATTGGTATGTGCGCCAAAACCGCCATTCTGATGGTGGAGTTTGCGCGCCAGAAGCGCGAGCAGGATGGTGAGGAAATTCTGGTGGCGGCCAGGGATGCGGCCAAACTGCGCTTTCGTGCCGTCTGCATGACGGGTATCTCATTTGTACTGGGCATTCTGCCACTGGTGCTGGCCTCCGGGGCGGGTGCCGCAGGGCAGCGCGCCCTGGGTATGACCGTGTTCGGCGGCATGCTGGCTACCATGGTGCTGGGTGTTTACTTCGTGCCGGCGTTCTATGCCATGGTGCAGGGCACTCGCGAGCGGCTCAAGACCATTGGCCGCCAGTGA
- a CDS encoding DUF3080 family protein — translation MRYKSAMRFWFFILLLPLVTACDRPDQHTAYAQYLARLQNTLDQRIDPPTPTTGVPRRPRPGQLRLAVPADDLDVLDFMELRGCALQETIGKRNSILGRHARDSQRLLLELEFLRLAPPCMDKLMSDGQQTLAAQLQRNVTTKREQLPARIFNATLANDEFGSFWRVSEVNPSYPENTSSVPVTALASINALARQWLAGDYRVDNREFELLLYDVSTGDGASLWLALDQQAGWLEGADQVLRQRAANGPLCQGRIRPAAADVLPTVVRKFFIQGIQPRAAMLGRRYHDLMPPLQALEAQLQAVLPTDYRHWQQARDRDLLAYSEAPARHVQNLQNLLKPCGGINGN, via the coding sequence ATGCGTTATAAAAGCGCCATGCGTTTCTGGTTCTTCATACTGCTGCTCCCACTGGTCACTGCCTGCGACAGGCCTGACCAGCACACCGCCTACGCCCAATACCTGGCGCGCCTGCAGAATACACTCGACCAGCGGATCGACCCGCCAACACCGACCACCGGTGTGCCGCGCCGTCCGCGGCCCGGGCAATTGCGCCTGGCAGTGCCGGCTGATGACCTGGATGTTCTGGACTTTATGGAATTGCGTGGCTGTGCGCTGCAAGAAACGATTGGCAAGCGCAACAGTATTCTGGGGCGCCACGCGCGAGACTCACAGCGCCTGCTCCTGGAGCTGGAATTTTTGCGGCTCGCCCCACCCTGCATGGACAAGCTGATGAGTGATGGACAGCAGACGCTGGCGGCGCAGTTGCAGCGCAACGTGACGACTAAGCGGGAGCAATTGCCCGCCCGAATTTTCAATGCCACATTGGCCAATGACGAGTTCGGTTCATTCTGGCGCGTGAGTGAAGTCAATCCGAGCTACCCGGAGAATACATCGTCGGTGCCGGTTACCGCCCTGGCGAGCATCAACGCCCTGGCTCGGCAGTGGCTGGCTGGCGACTACCGGGTCGACAACCGCGAATTTGAATTATTGCTGTATGACGTATCCACCGGCGACGGCGCCTCGCTGTGGCTGGCGCTGGACCAGCAGGCAGGCTGGCTGGAGGGTGCAGACCAGGTGCTGCGACAACGGGCAGCCAACGGTCCGCTGTGCCAGGGCAGAATCAGGCCAGCGGCTGCGGATGTGCTGCCAACCGTGGTCAGAAAGTTTTTTATCCAGGGAATCCAGCCCCGCGCAGCCATGCTGGGCAGGCGTTATCACGACCTCATGCCCCCGCTGCAAGCACTGGAGGCGCAACTGCAAGCGGTGCTGCCGACAGACTATCGACACTGGCAGCAGGCTCGGGATCGCGATCTGCTAGCCTATAGTGAGGCGCCAGCACGCCACGTTCAGAATCTGCAAAACCTGCTCAAACCCTGCGGCGGCATTAACGGGAACTGA
- a CDS encoding ABC transporter ATP-binding protein — translation MSTVVCRDLCRIFRQGDQEITGLDQVSLNIDAGEFVCLSGPSGSGKTTLLNAIGGLDTPDSGEVSVGGRRLDAMSKGELADMRLNSIGFVFQAYNLVPVLSARENVEFVMEVQGVPAQERRTRVDAVLAEVGLAGMEERLPAELSGGQQQRVAVARAIASEPELVLADEPTANLDSHSASQLMELFVALNRDQDITFVVSTHDTRVMAYARRLVKLRDGQVVSDEPQVD, via the coding sequence ATGAGCACCGTTGTATGCCGGGATTTGTGCCGGATCTTTCGCCAGGGTGATCAGGAGATTACCGGCCTGGACCAGGTGAGCCTGAATATTGATGCCGGTGAATTCGTGTGTCTGTCCGGCCCCTCGGGTTCAGGGAAAACCACGCTGCTCAATGCGATCGGAGGGCTGGATACCCCGGACAGCGGCGAGGTCTCTGTGGGCGGTCGGCGTCTGGATGCCATGTCCAAGGGCGAGCTGGCAGATATGCGTCTCAACAGCATCGGCTTTGTCTTTCAGGCCTATAACCTGGTGCCCGTGCTTTCGGCCCGGGAAAATGTCGAATTTGTGATGGAGGTGCAGGGCGTTCCCGCCCAGGAGCGGCGCACGCGGGTGGATGCGGTGCTGGCTGAGGTGGGGCTGGCAGGTATGGAGGAGCGTCTGCCTGCCGAGCTGTCTGGCGGTCAGCAGCAGCGTGTGGCGGTGGCTCGCGCCATCGCCAGTGAGCCTGAATTGGTGCTCGCCGATGAACCCACTGCAAATCTGGACAGCCACAGTGCGTCCCAGCTAATGGAGCTGTTCGTTGCGCTCAATCGGGACCAGGATATTACCTTTGTGGTGTCTACCCACGACACCCGGGTAATGGCCTACGCGCGGCGGCTGGTGAAGCTGCGCGATGGTCAGGTGGTCAGCGACGAGCCGCAGGTTGATTGA
- a CDS encoding ABC transporter permease codes for MNVNWRLAWRNLWRHRRRTWLTVAAMVFCNTLLIFMISLQLGTYDMMINNSLAMVTGHVQVQQKDYLENQRMRDSVPAVEALAASVASELGLDTVAARGQAFALASSEDRSFGVLLAGVQPDREPGVSSLPGLVSEGRYLAADDRDAIVIGAVLAKNLKVGLGDELTFLGSGRDGSFAAGLATVVGIVHTGMDEIDRGIAHVPLAWFQETFSMGDHGHTVVVRMPDLALVEGAMQRVAALLPEGQNLVALDWDALQPGLRQAIRSDLASGWVMYAVFIVLVAFSVLNTQLMSVLERTREFGVMLALGMGPGRLAKLVTIETFLLSLLGLLLGLLFGGLVVLWLSHAGFSYPGMEEMAAEFNMDSRFYPEVSFVALMWGPSTVFLFTMLAAIYPSLRLYKLEPVQAMRAV; via the coding sequence GTGAACGTTAACTGGCGCCTGGCCTGGCGAAACCTGTGGCGGCATCGTCGCCGCACCTGGCTGACGGTCGCCGCCATGGTGTTTTGCAATACCTTATTGATATTCATGATCTCGCTGCAGCTGGGCACCTACGACATGATGATTAACAACAGCCTGGCGATGGTCACAGGGCACGTGCAGGTGCAGCAGAAAGATTACCTTGAGAATCAGCGAATGCGCGACTCGGTGCCCGCCGTGGAGGCGCTGGCTGCCAGCGTGGCGAGTGAGCTCGGTTTAGATACAGTGGCGGCCCGTGGTCAGGCATTCGCCCTGGCCTCCAGTGAAGATCGTTCTTTCGGGGTATTGCTGGCGGGGGTGCAACCCGACAGGGAGCCCGGTGTTTCTAGCCTGCCGGGGCTGGTGTCCGAGGGACGCTATCTCGCAGCTGACGATCGCGATGCCATTGTGATTGGCGCCGTGCTCGCCAAGAACCTTAAAGTTGGCCTAGGCGATGAGCTCACATTCCTGGGGAGTGGCAGGGACGGTTCCTTCGCCGCCGGCCTGGCTACGGTGGTCGGCATTGTGCATACCGGCATGGATGAAATCGATCGCGGCATAGCCCATGTGCCGCTGGCCTGGTTTCAGGAGACTTTCAGCATGGGTGACCACGGCCACACGGTGGTTGTGCGGATGCCGGACCTGGCACTGGTAGAGGGGGCGATGCAACGTGTCGCGGCCCTGCTGCCCGAGGGACAAAATCTGGTGGCACTGGATTGGGATGCACTGCAGCCCGGCTTGCGGCAGGCCATTCGTTCCGACCTGGCCAGTGGCTGGGTGATGTATGCGGTGTTCATCGTGCTGGTGGCATTCAGCGTGCTGAACACGCAGTTGATGTCGGTGCTGGAACGCACCCGTGAATTTGGAGTCATGCTCGCGCTGGGGATGGGGCCCGGTCGGTTGGCAAAGCTGGTGACGATCGAGACGTTTCTCCTGTCATTGCTGGGCTTGTTATTGGGGCTGCTGTTCGGTGGCTTGGTGGTGCTGTGGTTATCGCATGCGGGGTTCAGTTATCCCGGCATGGAAGAGATGGCCGCGGAGTTCAATATGGACAGCCGCTTTTACCCCGAGGTCAGTTTTGTGGCTCTGATGTGGGGGCCTTCCACCGTGTTCCTGTTTACCATGCTGGCCGCAATTTACCCGTCGTTGCGACTGTATAAGCTTGAGCCTGTGCAGGCGATGAGAGCGGTGTAG